One genomic segment of candidate division KSB1 bacterium includes these proteins:
- a CDS encoding ATP-grasp domain-containing protein, whose protein sequence is MRVGFTYNMRRSSATAEETEPPDFPSLPAPGRDGMDNFAEWDDEQVVRDLYETLAKYHEVIPIEADLNAFEKLRKYRPDIVFNIAEGFFGPSRESVIPAMLEMLGIPYTGSDPVTLGLCLDKARAKEILGYHRLPTAKFAVLKSWPLNGQLRHFDYPMFVKPLFEGSSKGIWMDSVVENTAAMKATVEKIWHTYAQPALVEEFMPGREFTVALLGNGPSLRVLPIVEIAFEVLPQGAKPIYGWEAKWLWDSAEHQLEIYKCPAALDAELQTKIETLCKKAFNYLGCRDLCRIDVRLDANGEPNILELNPLPGLIKDPAVHSCFPKAAYTAGMTFDDLILTILEEACRRQGVRR, encoded by the coding sequence ATGCGAGTCGGATTCACTTACAACATGAGGCGCAGCTCGGCGACCGCCGAAGAAACGGAGCCTCCTGATTTCCCCTCGCTTCCTGCTCCCGGCCGCGATGGCATGGACAACTTTGCCGAATGGGATGACGAGCAGGTCGTCCGTGACCTGTACGAGACCCTGGCAAAATATCATGAGGTGATTCCCATCGAAGCCGACCTCAACGCCTTCGAGAAGCTGCGCAAGTACCGTCCGGATATTGTGTTCAACATCGCAGAAGGCTTCTTTGGCCCTTCACGCGAGTCGGTCATTCCTGCCATGCTGGAAATGCTGGGCATTCCCTACACCGGTTCCGACCCCGTCACCCTCGGTCTCTGCCTGGACAAGGCGCGCGCCAAGGAGATTCTGGGCTACCACCGCCTGCCCACCGCGAAATTTGCCGTGTTGAAATCCTGGCCGCTCAACGGCCAGTTGCGCCACTTCGATTATCCCATGTTCGTCAAGCCGCTGTTTGAAGGTTCCAGCAAGGGCATCTGGATGGATTCCGTGGTGGAGAATACCGCTGCCATGAAAGCCACGGTCGAAAAAATCTGGCACACTTATGCACAGCCGGCGCTGGTGGAAGAGTTCATGCCCGGTCGGGAATTCACCGTGGCGCTGCTGGGCAACGGCCCCTCCCTGCGTGTGCTACCGATCGTCGAGATTGCTTTCGAGGTGTTGCCGCAGGGTGCCAAGCCCATTTATGGCTGGGAGGCGAAGTGGCTGTGGGACTCGGCCGAGCACCAGTTGGAAATCTACAAATGCCCCGCAGCGCTCGACGCCGAGCTGCAGACCAAGATCGAAACCCTGTGCAAGAAGGCCTTCAATTATCTTGGCTGCCGCGATCTCTGCCGCATCGACGTGCGCCTGGATGCCAACGGCGAACCCAATATTCTCGAACTCAACCCGCTGCCCGGTTTGATCAAGGATCCGGCGGTGCATTCCTGCTTTCCGAAGGCGGCCTACACCGCGGGCATGACCTTCGACGATTTGATCCTCACCATTTTGGAGGAGGCGTGCCGCCGGCAGGGGGTGCGGCGATGA
- a CDS encoding NupC/NupG family nucleoside CNT transporter — MERLISLLGMFILLALAYAISYDRRNFPWRVVLWGTGLQLLFAVIILWTEAGKTAFQWTGDKITAFLGFTKYGTEFLFGNLVKPEFQNTFGFQFAFAILPTIIFFSAVMSILYYLGVMQRVVELIARAMAKTMGTSGAESLSCSANIFVGQTEAPLLIRPFIAQATRSELMAIMCGGFATVAGGVLAGYIAMGIPASHLLAASVMSAPAALVMAKIILPEREESVTKGHVKVPPVKIAGDVIEAAAVGAADGVKLAVNVGAMLLAFIALIAVINAGMGIIHQTLANWVNFNYFPQDLRTLFGWIFSPLAWVMGVPWKDCLEFGNLLGTKISINEFVAYVQLGETIKTGAMSERAVIIATYALCGFANFSSIAIQIGGIGGMAPERRSDLAKLGLRAMFGGALASWMTATIAGMLTG, encoded by the coding sequence ATGGAACGCCTCATCAGTCTGTTGGGGATGTTCATCTTGTTGGCGCTGGCCTACGCCATTTCCTATGATCGCCGGAATTTTCCCTGGCGGGTGGTGCTGTGGGGGACGGGCCTGCAACTGCTGTTTGCGGTCATCATCCTGTGGACGGAAGCGGGCAAAACCGCTTTCCAGTGGACGGGTGACAAGATCACTGCTTTTCTCGGCTTCACCAAATACGGCACCGAGTTTCTCTTTGGCAATCTCGTCAAGCCCGAGTTTCAAAACACCTTTGGTTTTCAGTTCGCCTTCGCCATTCTGCCCACCATCATCTTCTTCTCGGCCGTCATGTCGATTCTCTATTATCTCGGTGTGATGCAAAGAGTCGTGGAGTTGATCGCGCGCGCCATGGCCAAAACCATGGGCACGAGCGGCGCGGAGTCGCTTTCCTGTTCCGCCAATATCTTCGTGGGCCAGACCGAGGCGCCGTTGTTGATCCGGCCGTTCATCGCCCAGGCGACGCGCTCGGAGTTGATGGCGATCATGTGTGGCGGCTTCGCCACGGTGGCGGGCGGCGTGCTGGCGGGGTACATCGCGATGGGCATTCCGGCCTCGCATTTGCTGGCTGCCAGCGTGATGTCCGCACCGGCCGCCCTGGTGATGGCCAAGATCATTCTGCCGGAACGGGAAGAGTCGGTCACCAAAGGCCACGTGAAAGTTCCGCCCGTCAAAATCGCAGGTGACGTTATTGAGGCGGCGGCCGTGGGCGCAGCGGATGGTGTCAAGCTGGCAGTCAATGTCGGCGCCATGTTGCTGGCCTTCATCGCCCTCATCGCCGTGATCAACGCCGGCATGGGAATCATTCACCAGACGCTGGCAAACTGGGTGAACTTCAATTATTTTCCGCAGGATTTGCGCACGCTTTTCGGCTGGATTTTTTCGCCACTGGCGTGGGTCATGGGCGTGCCCTGGAAAGACTGCCTGGAGTTTGGCAACCTGCTGGGCACCAAGATTTCGATCAACGAATTTGTCGCCTACGTCCAGCTCGGCGAGACGATTAAAACCGGCGCGATGAGCGAGCGCGCTGTGATCATTGCGACCTACGCGCTGTGCGGCTTTGCCAATTTCTCCTCCATCGCCATTCAAATCGGCGGCATCGGCGGCATGGCTCCGGAACGCCGCAGCGATCTCGCCAAACTCGGCCTGCGCGCCATGTTCGGCGGTGCGCTGGCAAGTTGGATGACCGCGACCATCGCGGGGATGCTTACTGGATAA
- a CDS encoding (2Fe-2S)-binding protein: protein MPTRELITLRVNGSTHELAVRPYDVLLDVLRENLNLTGTKRGCDMGTCGCCTVHLDGEPRLACLTLAMEAVGREVRTIEGLKDKGLLHPLQRAFAEYGGSQCGFCTPGFIMTAAALLAVNPHPTREEIKEAISGNLCRCTGYVKIVDAIAAVARTKAATVG from the coding sequence ATGCCAACCAGAGAGCTCATTACCCTGCGGGTGAACGGCTCCACGCATGAACTGGCCGTCCGGCCCTATGATGTTTTGCTCGATGTCTTGCGGGAAAATCTCAATTTGACCGGCACCAAGCGCGGGTGTGACATGGGCACCTGCGGCTGCTGCACGGTGCATCTTGACGGCGAGCCGCGATTGGCCTGTCTGACCCTGGCGATGGAGGCGGTCGGTCGGGAGGTGCGCACCATTGAAGGCCTGAAGGATAAGGGCTTGCTGCATCCCTTGCAGCGGGCCTTTGCGGAGTACGGTGGTTCGCAATGCGGTTTCTGCACGCCGGGCTTTATCATGACTGCCGCCGCCCTTTTGGCCGTCAATCCCCACCCCACACGGGAGGAGATTAAAGAAGCGATTTCCGGCAATCTTTGCCGCTGCACCGGTTATGTCAAAATCGTCGACGCGATTGCAGCGGTTGCCCGGACAAAGGCGGCGACCGTTGGATAA
- a CDS encoding GNAT family N-acetyltransferase, whose protein sequence is MVAIRALQRDDRPSISRILHDTGNFTAAEIAVALELIDIYLNQPQQRDYLLYCATDTTAEVIGYVCFGPTPMTEGTWDLYWIAVAPQHQGRGVGRELMEFVENYVSGCNGRQLFIETSSQPKYEPTRRFYLRRNYQEIARIPDFYSVGDDRVIYRKLLR, encoded by the coding sequence ATGGTCGCCATTCGCGCCCTGCAGCGCGACGATCGGCCGTCTATCAGCCGAATTTTGCATGACACCGGCAACTTCACCGCCGCGGAAATCGCGGTTGCGCTCGAACTGATCGACATCTATCTCAACCAACCGCAGCAGCGGGACTATCTCTTGTATTGTGCCACCGACACCACCGCCGAGGTCATCGGCTACGTCTGTTTTGGGCCGACCCCGATGACCGAAGGCACCTGGGATTTGTATTGGATCGCCGTTGCCCCGCAGCATCAGGGCCGCGGCGTCGGCCGGGAGTTGATGGAATTCGTGGAGAATTATGTCAGCGGCTGCAACGGCCGCCAGCTTTTCATCGAAACCTCTTCACAGCCGAAATACGAACCCACCCGCCGATTTTATCTCCGCCGGAACTATCAGGAAATTGCCCGCATCCCCGACTTTTACAGCGTCGGGGATGACCGGGTCATTTACCGCAAATTGTTGCGCTGA
- a CDS encoding DUF480 domain-containing protein translates to MPTLSPEELRVLGCLIEKSQATPEYYPMTLNALVAACNQKTSRDPVVEYQAGEVEEALSGLREKGWCAFVHGEGRVVKYAHRAGASGMGLSNAQMAALSLLLLRGPQTAGEIKSRALRQHEFKTLEEVAETLASLQNREPPLVAAVARQPGQKEERYRHCLGDPRQPREATASSAPGSWRAELAELKATLARLQEENAQWRERLARLEEDFARLRNDLS, encoded by the coding sequence ATGCCAACCCTCTCCCCGGAAGAACTCCGTGTGCTGGGCTGTCTGATCGAAAAAAGCCAGGCCACGCCGGAGTATTATCCCATGACGCTCAACGCGCTGGTGGCGGCCTGCAATCAGAAAACGAGCCGTGATCCGGTGGTGGAATATCAGGCCGGGGAGGTCGAGGAAGCCCTGTCCGGTTTGCGAGAAAAGGGTTGGTGCGCCTTCGTGCATGGCGAGGGCCGGGTGGTGAAGTATGCGCACCGGGCTGGCGCGAGCGGCATGGGCTTGTCGAATGCGCAAATGGCGGCACTCAGCCTGCTGTTGTTGCGCGGGCCGCAAACTGCGGGAGAAATCAAGAGCCGCGCGTTGCGCCAGCACGAGTTTAAAACCCTGGAGGAAGTGGCAGAGACGCTGGCGAGCCTGCAAAACCGGGAACCGCCACTGGTTGCAGCCGTCGCGCGCCAGCCCGGCCAGAAGGAGGAACGCTATCGTCATTGTCTCGGCGATCCCCGGCAACCGCGCGAAGCGACCGCATCCTCCGCGCCCGGTTCGTGGCGCGCCGAGCTGGCAGAACTCAAGGCCACGCTGGCACGGCTGCAAGAGGAGAACGCGCAATGGCGCGAAAGACTGGCCCGCCTGGAGGAGGATTTCGCGCGGTTGCGGAACGATCTCTCTTGA
- a CDS encoding ATP-grasp domain-containing protein translates to MNSPKVLLAYNAPRRQQRGRAIDYISEAGVLEQVNAVYAALRELGYEVMLAPLQKSIHAFMERLSRLPADLVFNLVEGWQGESRFHVHVACMYELLGVPYTGAPPATLMLATDKWTTKMLLQQAGLPVPAGLLCSEVPGRVNLRFPLIVKPVHEDASLGIDAESVVDTVDDLRRRVAWVIQNYHQPALVEEYIDGRELNIAILGDQIPEALPISEITFPYWPAEVPRICSYNVKWMADSEEYHAVAAECPAVLEEETARRVQQIALAAFQLLGCRDYARVDMRLSADNQPYIVEVNPNPDISPDAGLTRSALASGRSYVQLVGDIMACALKRGEPHGRHSRPAARRSAVYQPNFA, encoded by the coding sequence ATGAACAGTCCAAAAGTTTTGCTGGCCTACAATGCCCCACGCCGCCAACAGCGCGGCCGCGCGATTGACTACATTTCCGAAGCCGGTGTGCTGGAGCAGGTCAATGCCGTGTATGCCGCCCTGCGCGAGCTCGGTTATGAAGTCATGCTCGCGCCCCTGCAGAAATCGATTCACGCCTTCATGGAGCGGCTTTCCCGCCTCCCCGCTGATCTGGTGTTCAATTTGGTGGAAGGGTGGCAGGGGGAGAGCCGTTTTCATGTGCATGTCGCCTGCATGTACGAGCTGCTGGGCGTGCCCTACACCGGCGCGCCGCCCGCCACTTTGATGCTCGCCACCGACAAGTGGACAACCAAGATGCTGCTGCAGCAGGCGGGCCTGCCGGTGCCGGCCGGTCTGCTGTGCAGTGAAGTGCCCGGCCGCGTCAATCTGCGCTTCCCCCTGATCGTCAAGCCGGTGCATGAAGATGCCAGCCTGGGCATCGACGCGGAATCCGTCGTCGATACGGTTGACGATTTGCGCCGGCGGGTGGCGTGGGTGATTCAAAACTATCATCAGCCGGCGCTGGTGGAGGAATACATCGACGGCCGCGAGTTGAACATTGCCATCCTCGGGGACCAAATTCCGGAAGCACTGCCGATTTCGGAGATCACTTTTCCCTACTGGCCGGCGGAGGTGCCGCGCATTTGCTCCTACAACGTCAAGTGGATGGCGGACAGCGAAGAGTATCATGCGGTGGCGGCCGAGTGTCCTGCCGTGCTCGAGGAGGAAACCGCCCGCCGCGTGCAGCAAATCGCGCTTGCCGCTTTTCAGTTGCTTGGCTGCCGCGACTACGCCCGTGTCGACATGCGCCTGTCCGCCGACAACCAGCCCTACATCGTGGAAGTCAACCCCAATCCCGACATCTCGCCGGATGCGGGATTGACACGTTCGGCACTGGCTTCGGGGCGGTCGTATGTGCAACTGGTGGGTGACATCATGGCATGCGCCCTGAAACGTGGAGAACCCCATGGTCGCCATTCGCGCCCTGCAGCGCGACGATCGGCCGTCTATCAGCCGAATTTTGCATGA
- a CDS encoding NADH-quinone oxidoreductase subunit D encodes MFGTIGNIFKRQRYYFEDEGNLVVDLDPAAAIQKHNYETMAQARRSKTFPGDEMIINMGPQHPSTHGVLRLELVLDGEIVKKCTPHIGYLHRNFEKHAENVGWNEVIPYTDRLDYLASMSMNLGYCLAAEKLLGIKELPRKVEYLRVICAELMRISSHLMAIGTFGLDVGAITPFLWAFRDRERILDLFEWLSGARLLYNYIWIGGLARDLPSGWLKQAAAFLDELERNMREFNRLLSGNHIFIKRCADIGILPPEVAINCGATGPVLRGSGIKWDVRKDEPYSIYPQFEFDVPVGEGRYGPVGSVLDRYLVRIQEIEQSIKILRQAIAQCPEQGDVKEAIPRRMRPPAGAECYVRSEAPRGEIGFYLRSNGSDIPDRVRCRSSCFVHVSLLDEISRGAMVADMILIIGSIDIVLGEVDR; translated from the coding sequence ATGTTCGGCACAATCGGCAACATCTTCAAACGGCAGCGCTACTATTTTGAAGACGAAGGCAATCTGGTGGTCGATCTCGATCCCGCCGCCGCCATCCAGAAGCACAATTACGAGACCATGGCGCAGGCGCGGCGGAGCAAAACCTTCCCCGGCGACGAGATGATCATCAACATGGGGCCGCAGCACCCCTCCACCCACGGCGTGCTGCGCCTGGAGCTGGTGCTCGATGGCGAGATCGTCAAGAAATGCACCCCGCACATCGGCTATCTACACCGCAATTTCGAAAAGCATGCGGAAAACGTCGGCTGGAACGAGGTCATCCCCTACACCGACCGGCTGGACTATCTCGCCTCGATGAGCATGAATCTCGGCTATTGCCTGGCGGCGGAAAAACTGCTGGGCATCAAGGAGCTGCCGCGCAAGGTCGAATACCTGCGCGTGATTTGCGCGGAGCTCATGCGCATCTCCAGCCACCTGATGGCAATCGGCACCTTCGGGCTGGATGTCGGCGCCATCACCCCCTTTCTCTGGGCTTTCCGCGATCGCGAACGCATTCTCGATTTGTTCGAATGGCTTTCCGGTGCGCGCCTGCTCTACAACTACATCTGGATCGGCGGCCTGGCGCGCGATCTGCCCAGCGGCTGGCTCAAGCAGGCCGCGGCATTCCTCGACGAGCTCGAGCGCAACATGCGGGAGTTCAACCGGCTGCTCTCCGGCAATCACATCTTCATCAAACGCTGCGCCGACATCGGCATCCTGCCGCCGGAAGTCGCCATCAATTGCGGTGCCACCGGCCCGGTGCTGCGCGGCAGCGGCATCAAATGGGACGTGCGCAAGGACGAGCCCTACTCCATCTATCCGCAATTCGAGTTCGATGTGCCGGTGGGCGAAGGCCGCTACGGCCCGGTGGGCTCCGTGCTGGATCGCTACCTGGTGCGCATTCAGGAGATCGAGCAGTCGATCAAGATTTTGCGCCAGGCGATTGCGCAATGTCCCGAACAGGGCGACGTCAAGGAGGCCATCCCGCGCCGCATGCGGCCGCCTGCCGGCGCCGAGTGCTATGTGCGCAGCGAAGCCCCGCGCGGCGAGATCGGCTTTTATCTGCGCTCCAACGGCAGCGACATTCCCGACCGCGTGCGCTGCCGGTCCTCCTGTTTCGTGCATGTCAGCCTGCTCGATGAAATCAGCCGCGGCGCAATGGTGGCCGACATGATTCTGATCATCGGCAGCATCGACATCGTCCTGGGAGAAGTCGATCGTTGA
- a CDS encoding xanthine dehydrogenase family protein molybdopterin-binding subunit has protein sequence MANIIGKPVPLVDGLKKTTGEGIYTDDIKLPNMLVGKILRSPHAHARIKRIDIRRAEQLPGVHAVLTGKEAPHTFGVLPISEDETALAVDKVIFIGDHVAAVAADDEETALQALRLIEVEYEELPVYRKFEDSAQPVAEAIHPGSGNGTNIHKEVRQEFGDLAAARAGSRQVKSARYDFMGVTHAFTEPHCVIAHYDADDRMTVWSAQQVPHYLHRALARVLQMPMHRIRVIRPMVGGAFGGKSDPFPHEMVAALLSRKCRRPVKILFDREEVFLNNHGRHPTHTEITMGLDAAGRITFLDLQADIDGGAWGSFGVVTTYYNGVLNMGPYVINNFRYHGRRAYTNKPPSGAMRGHGAVNSRFAVETLLDELCEAAGRDPCDVRLNNLLPANCTTVNGFRITSNGTRECILRARQASEWDRKFRKLPYGRGIGVACGFYISGSAHRIHFNDLPQATVHLKIDMDGGITVHCLAAEIGQGSDTMLAQCVAEPLGVKLDRIRIFASDSDADPIDLGSYSSRVTFMAGNAAREAALQIREKLVQAAHALTGYPAEGFVAANEELIYQRDPRVRVSFMQALEKALANNGALLAKGKYMGPPPMGGSFKGARAGLSPSYSFQCYIAEVVVDTETFAPRVEKVWAAHDCGRALNPLAVQGQIEGCIHMGLGQALMEEMIYNRGNVLNANLLDYRTLTPRQMPEVEVIIVESDDPEGPWGAKEAGEGPLLPILPAVANAIYDAIGVRLRSLPMTADKIWKAVQDQKRIARRRAALPVS, from the coding sequence ATGGCGAACATTATCGGCAAGCCGGTTCCCCTGGTCGACGGCCTGAAGAAGACCACGGGCGAGGGCATCTACACCGACGACATCAAGCTGCCCAACATGCTGGTGGGCAAGATTCTGCGCAGCCCGCATGCCCATGCCCGCATCAAACGGATTGACATCCGCAGGGCGGAACAGTTGCCGGGCGTGCATGCCGTGCTCACCGGCAAAGAGGCGCCGCATACGTTTGGCGTGCTGCCGATCAGCGAGGATGAAACCGCACTGGCGGTCGACAAGGTGATTTTCATCGGCGACCATGTGGCAGCGGTGGCCGCTGATGACGAAGAGACGGCTCTGCAGGCGCTGCGTCTGATCGAAGTCGAATATGAAGAGTTGCCGGTTTACCGCAAATTTGAAGACAGTGCGCAACCGGTGGCGGAGGCCATTCATCCCGGCAGCGGCAACGGCACCAATATTCACAAGGAGGTCAGGCAGGAGTTCGGTGATTTGGCGGCGGCACGTGCGGGCAGCCGGCAGGTAAAATCCGCCCGTTACGATTTTATGGGTGTGACGCATGCCTTCACGGAACCGCATTGCGTCATCGCCCATTACGACGCCGATGATCGCATGACGGTGTGGTCGGCGCAGCAGGTGCCGCATTACCTGCATCGCGCCCTCGCCCGGGTGCTGCAAATGCCGATGCATCGCATTCGGGTGATCCGGCCGATGGTGGGCGGCGCCTTCGGCGGCAAGAGCGATCCTTTTCCGCATGAGATGGTGGCGGCACTGCTGTCGCGCAAGTGCCGGCGGCCGGTGAAGATTCTGTTCGACCGCGAGGAAGTTTTTCTCAACAATCACGGCCGGCATCCCACGCACACCGAAATCACGATGGGCCTGGATGCGGCGGGCAGGATCACCTTTTTGGATTTGCAGGCGGACATTGACGGTGGCGCGTGGGGCAGTTTTGGCGTGGTCACGACGTACTACAACGGCGTGCTCAACATGGGGCCGTATGTGATCAACAACTTTCGTTATCACGGCCGCCGTGCCTACACCAACAAGCCGCCGAGTGGCGCGATGCGCGGCCACGGCGCGGTGAACTCCCGCTTTGCCGTCGAGACGCTGCTGGATGAGCTGTGCGAAGCGGCCGGGCGCGATCCCTGTGACGTGCGGCTCAACAACCTGCTGCCTGCCAACTGCACCACGGTCAACGGCTTTCGCATCACCAGCAACGGCACGCGCGAGTGCATTCTGCGTGCGCGCCAGGCCTCGGAATGGGACCGCAAATTCCGCAAACTGCCGTATGGCCGCGGCATTGGCGTGGCCTGCGGCTTTTACATCAGCGGCAGTGCCCATCGCATTCATTTCAACGATCTGCCGCAAGCCACCGTGCACCTCAAGATCGACATGGATGGCGGCATCACGGTGCACTGTCTGGCCGCGGAGATCGGTCAGGGCAGTGACACCATGCTGGCGCAATGCGTGGCGGAGCCGCTGGGCGTGAAGCTCGACCGCATTCGCATTTTCGCGAGCGACTCCGATGCCGATCCCATCGATCTCGGCTCCTATTCCAGCCGGGTGACCTTCATGGCAGGCAACGCGGCGCGGGAAGCCGCCCTCCAGATTCGGGAGAAGCTGGTGCAGGCGGCACATGCGCTCACCGGCTATCCCGCCGAAGGCTTTGTGGCCGCCAACGAGGAGCTCATTTATCAGCGTGATCCGCGCGTGCGGGTGAGTTTCATGCAGGCCCTGGAGAAGGCGCTGGCCAACAACGGCGCTCTGCTCGCCAAGGGCAAATATATGGGCCCGCCGCCGATGGGCGGGTCGTTCAAGGGGGCCCGCGCCGGTCTGTCACCGAGCTACAGTTTTCAATGTTACATCGCGGAAGTGGTGGTTGATACGGAAACCTTTGCGCCGCGGGTGGAGAAGGTCTGGGCGGCGCACGATTGCGGCCGGGCACTCAATCCGCTGGCGGTGCAGGGCCAGATCGAGGGCTGCATTCACATGGGGTTGGGCCAGGCGTTGATGGAGGAAATGATTTACAATCGCGGCAACGTGTTGAATGCCAATCTGCTCGATTATCGCACGCTCACGCCCCGGCAAATGCCGGAAGTGGAAGTGATCATCGTCGAGAGCGATGATCCCGAGGGGCCGTGGGGCGCGAAAGAGGCCGGGGAGGGGCCGTTGCTGCCGATTTTGCCGGCGGTGGCAAATGCCATTTATGATGCGATTGGCGTGCGGCTGCGCAGTTTGCCGATGACGGCAGACAAGATTTGGAAAGCGGTGCAGGATCAGAAACGGATCGCCAGGCGTCGCGCCGCGCTGCCTGTCTCTTGA
- a CDS encoding FAD binding domain-containing protein: protein MILPAFKYHQPRTVQEAIALAQACAGDFDFLAGGTDLLPNYKMRLNPRRHVISLTRIPELQEISPTRIGALARLREVIANEALQQALPVIPHTARQIASPLLQAAGTVGGNLLLDTRCYYFNQSWFWRDSKGYCLKAAGTECLVIPQKSVCYATYSGDLAPVFLVLGASLVLQGPEGRREVPCEKFFTHDGITRHVKLPEEILTHVLIPAAAQTFKAGYLKLRVRDSMDFPVLGVAAAIRLNQRTIEQLRVALTGVATTPLLFDEVTGAVVGDQLTENLIAGLADDIMNRVTPYRNVALSPQYRKAMIAVFIRRLLRQYLPAVET from the coding sequence ATGATTCTTCCCGCCTTCAAATATCACCAGCCCCGGACTGTGCAGGAGGCGATCGCACTGGCACAGGCCTGCGCCGGGGATTTTGACTTCCTCGCCGGTGGCACGGATTTGCTGCCGAACTACAAGATGCGGCTGAATCCGCGCCGCCATGTGATCAGCCTCACCCGCATTCCCGAGTTGCAGGAAATCAGCCCCACCCGCATCGGCGCGCTTGCGCGTCTGCGGGAGGTCATCGCGAATGAAGCGCTGCAACAGGCTCTGCCGGTGATTCCGCACACGGCGCGGCAAATCGCCAGCCCGTTGTTGCAGGCTGCCGGCACCGTGGGCGGCAACTTGCTGCTCGACACACGCTGCTATTACTTCAACCAAAGCTGGTTTTGGCGGGATTCCAAAGGGTATTGCCTGAAAGCGGCGGGCACGGAATGCCTGGTGATTCCGCAAAAGTCGGTTTGTTATGCCACTTACTCGGGCGACCTGGCGCCGGTGTTTCTGGTGCTGGGTGCCTCGCTCGTGCTGCAGGGTCCGGAGGGCCGGCGGGAAGTGCCGTGTGAAAAATTCTTCACGCATGACGGCATTACCCGCCATGTCAAACTGCCAGAGGAGATTTTGACCCACGTGCTGATCCCGGCCGCGGCACAAACGTTCAAGGCCGGCTATTTGAAGTTGCGGGTGCGGGACAGCATGGATTTTCCCGTCCTGGGTGTGGCGGCAGCCATTCGTCTCAACCAACGTACCATCGAACAGTTGCGCGTGGCTCTGACCGGTGTGGCGACGACGCCACTGCTGTTCGACGAGGTGACCGGCGCGGTGGTGGGTGATCAACTCACAGAGAATCTCATCGCCGGCCTCGCGGATGACATCATGAATCGTGTCACCCCCTATCGCAACGTTGCCCTCTCCCCGCAATACCGCAAAGCCATGATTGCCGTGTTCATCCGGCGATTGCTGCGACAATACCTGCCCGCTGTCGAGACGTGA
- a CDS encoding saccharopine dehydrogenase NADP-binding domain-containing protein, with protein sequence MTSATPAWLLYGANGYTGDLTARLAFARGLRPILAGRNAGAIRRLARELGLEYRIFTLNDSGMIHAHLQGLTAVLHMAGPFSATSQPMRAACLQARVHYLDITGEISVFEATFACHEQARQAGIVLLPGVGLDVVPSDCLAAMLKKRLPDATHLELAFGGTGRSSRGTIKTAIEALPGGSRVRHNGEIIAVPFGWQTRRLPFPQGSRMGISIPWGDVSTAFHTTGIPNICVYTAVPPALLGRLRWLNRIAPLTRPALVQWLLKAVAAAGTRELTPAERQQCFSVIWGEVRNAAGRTVSAALTTPEGYTFTAEAALAALAAVLAQRVRPGAWTPAAALGADFILTLPGVKLHDFTESGPAGAHAGGLS encoded by the coding sequence GTGACTTCAGCCACGCCTGCCTGGCTGCTCTACGGCGCCAATGGCTACACCGGCGACCTGACCGCGCGGCTCGCGTTCGCGCGCGGCCTGCGGCCTATCCTGGCGGGTCGCAATGCCGGCGCCATTCGCCGGCTCGCCCGGGAGCTGGGCTTGGAATACCGCATTTTCACGCTCAACGACAGCGGCATGATCCATGCGCATCTGCAGGGCCTCACCGCCGTGCTGCACATGGCCGGGCCGTTCTCGGCAACTTCCCAGCCGATGCGGGCCGCCTGCCTGCAAGCCCGGGTGCATTATCTTGACATCACCGGTGAAATTTCCGTGTTCGAAGCAACTTTTGCCTGCCACGAGCAGGCGCGGCAGGCGGGCATCGTCCTGCTGCCGGGTGTGGGCCTCGACGTTGTGCCCAGTGATTGCCTGGCAGCGATGCTCAAAAAGCGCCTGCCGGATGCCACCCATCTCGAACTGGCGTTTGGTGGAACCGGCCGCTCGAGCCGGGGCACAATCAAAACTGCTATTGAAGCGTTGCCGGGCGGCAGCCGCGTGCGCCACAACGGTGAAATCATTGCGGTGCCGTTCGGCTGGCAAACACGGCGGCTGCCCTTTCCCCAGGGCAGCAGGATGGGCATAAGCATTCCTTGGGGCGACGTCAGTACGGCTTTTCATACCACTGGCATTCCCAACATATGCGTCTACACCGCCGTGCCGCCGGCGTTGCTTGGCCGCCTGCGGTGGCTGAACCGGATCGCGCCGCTCACCCGCCCCGCGTTGGTGCAATGGCTGCTGAAAGCGGTCGCAGCGGCAGGTACCAGGGAATTGACACCAGCGGAGCGCCAGCAGTGTTTCAGTGTGATTTGGGGTGAGGTGCGCAATGCGGCGGGGCGCACGGTGTCCGCCGCGTTAACCACGCCGGAGGGATACACCTTCACCGCGGAGGCTGCGCTCGCCGCTCTGGCCGCGGTGCTGGCGCAGCGCGTGCGCCCCGGCGCCTGGACGCCTGCGGCTGCGCTGGGCGCTGATTTTATCCTGACTCTGCCCGGTGTAAAGCTGCACGATTTCACGGAGAGCGGGCCGGCGGGTGCGCATGCCGGCGGCTTGTCGTGA